The Aggregatilinea lenta genome includes a region encoding these proteins:
- a CDS encoding ornithine carbamoyltransferase, giving the protein MQTHLTGRDMITPDEWTDDEVNTIFEVAFDLKRKRALGEPHALLRDKVLAMMFFFSSTRTRVSFEAGMAQLGGHAQFIESRTTQISHGDTAKEIGEIVGRYCDGIAIRQVDWGVGNQYIRDVAQASRVPVLNMQDDWYHPFQALADMMTVFERFGRDVRGKTLNMSWAYASSYQKPLSVPQSLITLATRFGMNVRLTRPPEFKLMPEIMDLAADNARKSGGSFEVMDDFDAGFAGADVVYPKSWGATMTTTDMEESKRIGDQYKDWIADERRMEMALDHSIYMHCLPADRNIEVTDGVIDGRHSAVYDEAENRLHVQKAVMALTMR; this is encoded by the coding sequence ATGCAGACTCACTTGACTGGGCGCGACATGATCACGCCCGATGAATGGACCGACGACGAGGTCAATACGATCTTTGAGGTCGCGTTTGACCTGAAGCGCAAGCGTGCGCTCGGCGAGCCGCACGCGCTGCTGCGCGACAAGGTGCTGGCGATGATGTTCTTCTTCTCCAGCACGCGCACCCGCGTCAGCTTCGAAGCTGGGATGGCCCAGTTGGGCGGCCATGCGCAGTTCATCGAAAGCCGCACTACGCAGATCTCGCACGGCGACACGGCCAAGGAAATCGGCGAGATCGTTGGGCGCTACTGCGACGGCATCGCCATCCGCCAGGTGGACTGGGGCGTCGGCAACCAGTACATCCGCGACGTGGCGCAGGCCAGCCGTGTGCCGGTGCTCAACATGCAGGACGACTGGTATCACCCGTTCCAGGCGCTGGCCGACATGATGACTGTCTTTGAGCGTTTTGGGCGCGATGTACGCGGCAAGACGCTGAACATGTCGTGGGCCTACGCCTCCAGCTACCAGAAGCCGCTCTCGGTACCGCAGAGCCTGATCACCCTGGCGACGCGCTTCGGCATGAACGTGCGCCTGACGCGCCCGCCGGAATTCAAGCTGATGCCGGAGATCATGGACCTCGCGGCGGACAACGCGCGCAAGTCGGGCGGCAGCTTCGAGGTCATGGACGACTTCGACGCGGGCTTCGCAGGGGCGGACGTGGTCTACCCCAAGAGCTGGGGCGCGACCATGACCACCACCGACATGGAAGAATCCAAGCGCATCGGTGACCAGTACAAGGACTGGATCGCGGACGAGCGCCGCATGGAAATGGCATTGGATCACTCGATCTATATGCACTGCCTGCCCGCCGACCGCAACATCGAAGTGACCGACGGCGTGATCGATGGCCGGCACAGCGCGGTCTACGACGAGGCGGAGAACCGCCTGCACGTGCAGAAGGCGGTCATGGCGCTGACCATGCGCTAG
- the pyrB gene encoding aspartate carbamoyltransferase, with protein sequence MRSFMGRDILSLKDFDRHEYFRVFEVAAMLEPYARDRHNGDLLAHKTLVTAFYQPSTRTRLATEAAMHRLGGHVTGFSDAKMTRAGDFYQEGIQDTVKMLEYYGDVIAMRHFQQGAPAEAALHASVPVINCGDGWGEHPTQVLTDMMTIYRERGTLDGLKWVLIGDMRMRTMHSISYALSKFDTQNYVIAPDEMYFLPEFEQEVTDMGFRFQRKEHIEQVIAEADVIYMEPVVQPDYTKARQEATDDKGRTPANYQVTKKLLFEKAKSDAIVLHSLPRQDELLQDVDTTRHQRYWVEAYNGVLMRMALLALILGGVE encoded by the coding sequence ATGCGTAGTTTTATGGGGCGTGACATTCTCTCGCTCAAGGATTTTGACCGGCATGAGTATTTCCGCGTGTTTGAGGTTGCGGCTATGCTGGAACCGTACGCGCGGGATCGCCACAACGGCGATCTGCTGGCGCACAAGACGCTGGTGACGGCGTTCTACCAGCCCAGCACGCGCACCCGTCTAGCGACGGAAGCTGCCATGCACCGCCTGGGCGGGCATGTGACCGGCTTCTCCGACGCCAAGATGACGCGCGCGGGTGACTTCTACCAGGAAGGCATCCAGGACACGGTCAAGATGCTGGAATACTACGGCGACGTGATCGCCATGCGCCACTTCCAGCAGGGCGCACCCGCCGAAGCGGCACTGCACGCCAGCGTGCCGGTGATCAACTGCGGCGATGGCTGGGGCGAGCATCCGACCCAGGTCCTCACCGATATGATGACCATTTACCGCGAGCGCGGCACTCTGGATGGCCTGAAGTGGGTCCTCATCGGTGACATGCGCATGCGCACGATGCACAGCATCAGCTACGCGCTGAGCAAGTTTGACACGCAGAACTACGTGATCGCGCCCGACGAAATGTATTTTCTGCCGGAGTTCGAGCAGGAAGTGACCGACATGGGCTTCCGCTTCCAGCGCAAGGAGCACATCGAGCAGGTCATCGCCGAAGCCGACGTGATCTATATGGAACCGGTCGTCCAGCCGGACTACACTAAGGCGCGCCAGGAAGCGACCGACGACAAGGGCCGCACTCCCGCCAATTATCAGGTCACCAAGAAGCTGCTGTTCGAAAAGGCTAAGTCAGACGCGATCGTGCTTCACTCGCTGCCGCGCCAGGATGAGCTGCTGCAGGACGTGGACACCACCCGCCACCAGCGCTATTGGGTCGAGGCGTACAACGGCGTGCTGATGCGTATGGCACTGCTGGCCCTGATCCTGGGCGGCGTCGAGTAG
- the arcC gene encoding carbamate kinase: MKTAVIAIGGNSLILDKHHPEVAYQWEAVYETVKHVVAMLQEGWRVVVTHGNGPQVGFILRRNELAAPEVHTTPMDVIGADTQGSIGYMLQQALDNKMREAGIHKGVATVITQTLVDRNDPAFQNPNKPIGGFMSPEEGKRFEAEGWTVVEDAGRGYRRVVASPLPMRIVELEAINTLIQNDIIVICTGGGGIPVIEDEAGDLHGVNAVIDKDRGTSLLAVGLKADLFIISTAVEKVAINFNKPDQKWLDKLTAGEARRYMDEGHFAAGSMKPKIEAVLNFVENGGPQAIITDPPNIARALHGESGTLIVPGD; this comes from the coding sequence ATGAAAACAGCCGTCATTGCCATCGGCGGTAATTCTCTCATTTTAGACAAGCACCATCCCGAAGTGGCGTACCAGTGGGAAGCGGTTTATGAGACGGTAAAACACGTCGTTGCAATGCTCCAGGAGGGTTGGCGCGTCGTGGTGACGCACGGCAACGGCCCGCAGGTCGGGTTTATCCTGCGCCGCAACGAGCTGGCCGCCCCCGAAGTCCACACGACGCCGATGGACGTGATCGGCGCGGATACGCAAGGCTCGATTGGCTATATGCTCCAGCAGGCGCTGGACAACAAAATGCGCGAGGCGGGCATCCACAAGGGGGTGGCGACCGTCATCACGCAGACCCTGGTGGACCGCAACGATCCGGCGTTCCAGAACCCGAACAAGCCCATCGGCGGTTTTATGTCGCCGGAAGAGGGTAAACGGTTCGAGGCGGAAGGCTGGACCGTGGTCGAGGATGCCGGGCGCGGCTACCGTCGCGTGGTGGCGTCGCCGCTCCCGATGCGCATCGTCGAGCTGGAGGCGATCAACACCCTGATCCAGAACGACATCATCGTGATCTGCACGGGCGGCGGCGGCATCCCGGTCATCGAAGACGAAGCGGGTGACCTGCACGGCGTGAATGCAGTGATCGACAAGGACCGCGGCACGAGCTTACTGGCGGTTGGTCTGAAGGCGGATCTGTTCATTATTTCAACCGCGGTCGAGAAGGTGGCGATCAACTTCAACAAGCCGGATCAGAAGTGGCTGGACAAGCTCACCGCTGGCGAGGCACGCCGCTACATGGACGAGGGACACTTTGCGGCAGGCAGCATGAAGCCCAAGATCGAGGCCGTGCTGAACTTTGTCGAGAACGGTGGCCCGCAGGCGATCATCACCGACCCGCCGAACATCGCGCGGGCGCTGCACGGCGAAAGCGGCACGTTGATCGTGCCGGGCGACTAG
- a CDS encoding 8-oxoguanine deaminase → MATLLIKNALVLVTMDEARREIHDGGLFIRDNVIEAVGPTGELPDTAEEVLDLSGHVVIPGLVNTHHHFVQTLTRAVPSVQNRELFDWLVGLYPIWAGLTPEAITVSAQVAAAELMLSGCTTASDHLYIYPNGAALDDEIVGVQKTGLRFHASRGSMSLGESKGGLPPDRVVEDEDFILRDSRRLIETYHDNARYSMLRITLAPCSPFTVTQDLMRASAELARSYPGVRLHTHLAETKPDVAFSLEMFGLLPGEYAEDVGWVGDDVWHAHCVQISDDAIRRFGETGTGVAHCPSSNARLASGIAPIRKMLDHHVPVGLGVDGSASNDSGHLLNEARQAMLFQRVQGNPEALTAREALEIATLGGARVLGRDDIGALKPGMAADFAAYDVRGVAFAGALHDPVAALVFCTAMNAAYTVINGRIVVLEGHLETIDLPVVIEQHNAIARALVNGD, encoded by the coding sequence ATGGCAACTCTGCTCATCAAAAACGCGCTCGTACTCGTCACGATGGATGAGGCGCGCCGCGAGATCCATGACGGCGGACTGTTCATCCGTGACAACGTGATCGAAGCGGTTGGTCCGACCGGAGAACTGCCGGATACCGCTGAGGAAGTGCTGGATCTGAGCGGCCACGTCGTGATCCCAGGGCTGGTCAACACGCACCACCACTTCGTGCAGACGCTGACTCGCGCTGTGCCATCTGTGCAAAATAGGGAGCTGTTCGACTGGCTGGTGGGCCTGTACCCGATCTGGGCCGGGCTGACGCCAGAAGCGATCACCGTCAGCGCCCAGGTGGCGGCGGCGGAACTGATGCTGTCCGGTTGTACCACGGCCAGCGATCACCTCTACATCTATCCGAATGGCGCGGCGCTCGACGACGAGATCGTAGGCGTGCAGAAGACCGGGCTGCGGTTCCACGCCAGCCGGGGCAGCATGAGCCTGGGCGAAAGCAAGGGCGGTCTGCCGCCGGATCGTGTGGTCGAGGACGAAGATTTTATCCTGCGCGACTCGCGGCGGCTGATCGAGACTTATCACGATAATGCACGCTACTCGATGCTGCGCATCACACTCGCGCCATGCTCGCCGTTCACCGTCACGCAGGACCTTATGCGCGCCTCCGCAGAGCTGGCCCGCAGCTATCCGGGCGTGCGGCTGCACACGCATCTGGCCGAAACCAAGCCGGACGTCGCGTTCAGCCTGGAGATGTTCGGCCTGCTGCCCGGCGAGTACGCTGAGGATGTGGGCTGGGTCGGTGACGATGTATGGCACGCGCACTGCGTCCAGATCAGCGACGACGCGATCCGGCGGTTTGGCGAGACCGGGACCGGCGTAGCGCACTGCCCGTCGAGCAATGCACGGCTGGCAAGCGGTATTGCCCCCATACGGAAGATGCTCGATCATCACGTGCCGGTCGGCCTGGGCGTAGATGGCTCAGCCAGCAACGACAGTGGCCACCTGCTCAATGAAGCCCGGCAGGCGATGCTGTTCCAGCGCGTGCAGGGTAATCCTGAAGCGCTGACCGCACGCGAGGCGCTCGAAATCGCCACGCTGGGCGGCGCGCGCGTGCTGGGGCGTGACGACATTGGCGCGCTGAAGCCCGGCATGGCCGCCGACTTTGCGGCCTATGACGTGCGGGGCGTAGCGTTTGCGGGCGCACTGCACGACCCGGTCGCGGCGCTGGTGTTCTGCACGGCAATGAACGCGGCCTACACGGTCATCAATGGTCGGATCGTCGTGCTCGAAGGCCACCTGGAAACGATCGATCTGCCGGTCGTGATCGAACAGCACAACGCCATCGCGCGGGCGCTGGTCAACGGAGACTAG
- the hydA gene encoding dihydropyrimidinase: MAQHKIVRGGQVVTSTAVFDGDVLIDGEHIAGIVARGVDAWADAEIIDAEGCYVFPGLIDPHTHIQLDTGIFQTSDNWQVGTTTAAFGGVTTVVDFATQFPGMTFREALDARLDEARPALIDYGFHMMVTDLPRDPATARAWLAELRDMGVPSIKLYTTYRPNYYADDALFLHTFRAMPSDMIAMIHCENDAIVSDATARLVEAAHTTWASHGSARPPEAEVEAIRRMIYLSKVAGAAIYIVHCSTGESIRTVAAAKQDANRPPLFCETCPQYFLLNDSRYDTDHAEKFILQPPLRPRDWMVDLLEWNGVLSGVVTDHCDYTLAQKREFAEFTKTPGGLPGLETSFQLTYTYAVEEATYRVDLGEPLALPELARLMSTEPAQIFGLYPRKGAILPGSDADLMIYDPEPEVIIRAAEQHTVAGYTPYEGFKVRGRVRAVLSRGQVLVQDGELHGEPGRGQFLKGKPFAAPAS, translated from the coding sequence ATGGCACAGCATAAGATTGTGCGCGGCGGTCAGGTGGTGACCTCGACCGCTGTTTTTGACGGCGACGTCTTAATCGACGGCGAGCACATCGCCGGGATTGTGGCGCGCGGCGTGGACGCCTGGGCGGATGCTGAGATCATCGACGCGGAGGGTTGTTACGTCTTCCCCGGTCTGATCGATCCGCACACGCACATCCAGCTCGACACCGGAATCTTTCAGACCTCCGACAACTGGCAGGTTGGGACGACCACGGCGGCGTTTGGCGGGGTGACCACCGTGGTGGACTTCGCGACGCAGTTCCCCGGCATGACCTTCCGCGAGGCGCTCGACGCTCGGCTGGATGAAGCGCGGCCCGCGCTGATCGATTATGGGTTCCACATGATGGTGACCGACCTCCCGCGCGACCCGGCAACGGCGCGCGCGTGGCTGGCGGAACTGCGCGACATGGGTGTGCCGAGCATCAAGCTCTATACGACGTATCGCCCGAACTATTACGCGGACGATGCGCTGTTCCTGCATACATTTCGCGCCATGCCCAGTGACATGATCGCGATGATCCACTGTGAGAACGACGCCATCGTGTCCGACGCGACGGCGCGGCTGGTCGAGGCGGCACACACCACCTGGGCGAGCCACGGTAGCGCACGGCCACCGGAAGCGGAAGTCGAGGCGATCCGCCGCATGATCTATTTGTCGAAGGTGGCGGGCGCGGCGATTTACATCGTGCACTGCTCGACCGGAGAATCGATCCGCACGGTGGCAGCGGCCAAACAGGACGCGAATCGCCCCCCGCTGTTCTGCGAAACCTGCCCGCAGTACTTTTTGCTGAACGACAGCCGCTACGACACGGACCACGCCGAGAAGTTCATCTTGCAGCCGCCGCTGCGTCCGCGTGACTGGATGGTCGATCTGCTGGAATGGAACGGCGTGCTGAGCGGCGTTGTAACCGACCACTGCGACTATACGCTGGCGCAGAAGCGCGAGTTTGCCGAGTTCACCAAAACGCCGGGCGGGCTGCCGGGGCTGGAGACCTCGTTTCAGCTTACGTACACGTATGCGGTCGAAGAGGCGACGTACCGGGTCGATCTCGGCGAGCCGCTGGCGCTGCCCGAACTGGCGCGCCTGATGTCAACCGAACCCGCACAGATCTTCGGGCTGTACCCGCGCAAGGGCGCGATCCTGCCCGGCAGCGACGCCGACCTGATGATCTACGACCCGGAGCCGGAAGTGATCATCCGTGCAGCGGAGCAGCACACTGTGGCTGGCTACACCCCATATGAAGGCTTCAAGGTGCGAGGCCGCGTGCGGGCGGTGCTCAGCCGTGGACAGGTCCTGGTACAGGATGGCGAATTGCACGGCGAGCCGGGGCGGGGGCAGTTCCTGAAAGGCAAGCCGTTCGCCGCGCCCGCGAGTTAA
- a CDS encoding PA14 domain-containing protein: protein MQRPVGTLTEGQALIEYALILTLVIVSLAGILAVTGPAVGAVFSDQMLNLLGGDPDPRETLTPADFWAQVGAVASYTPQSANLRTNTPRPATSTPTTGAGGPVGTEDTGGEPVVPTNTALPTAGPSPTPTSQSYGYPFNDSGDDADRWETGFTGPGEYAYWNAEFWNWSSQCNASNFSGLADGTGVWTTTFTTIDNYWSGSPGGGVSDNFCARFKTTLNFEAGTYTWQIKKDDGIRIWVDGQLVVANNVPPGSPETWAWNPLNATTWTRDFTITTSGDKPVMVEFFDSGGPGELHIQLLSAASDDVGTCNWTLSPAAFRSAPDAWNDSPSGNYATGSRCNLKLRGDIDLTGATTASLQFWDRFTLSANTVARAEVRILGDTAWTALPVHQGAGTMGWSQQTLSLDSFIDEQIELRFVLDATSATTAADGWVIDDIEVLTPTLNTYTIGFFDNMEGASHWLAGDTWARSGERTHQGVSAWSDSPGTNYTHGTNTVLELDGIVKLSDNPEITDPEVAFWQRFALGAGDSIRLEVSTDHQTWTTLGSVIATATTNTSWTQKIISLSDYAGQDIYLRFRLDATTDSSVGDGWWIDDFAIRTPLDTSWTFGSCDNVESAGTYWTANGTWGIIAGTDSNSSTGFNVQGHSGTSFWSDSPGAQYAPSANDALEMLPWLSLPTSTVAPELVFWQQWALGAGDYIAVEVLRESTGTTWTEVWRMTNGSRPPGYNTTDSNFNYVLSWQRETVDLSSYRSDTDRLKIRFRRYSDSSNTSDGWWIDDVCFQTRTETTRTLPFTDAMNSTSNWFMGGTWWTSSEQSHDGVAFSDSPGTTYPKYANNVLELQPIIDLAGTTWPTLYYWDRHDLGANDLIKVEISVFNGTSWGNWFEIDATGLNPAPDAWTRTGTTLSWNRHQGNLTAYAGQKIRLRFRLRDASNTSTDLGDGWWVDQVSIVERYNREIVFTPASFSDTGDFTNSWWVMDGTWGRISAVQSGGTYTNVGSGSGLGAGMWTAEFYRDSDRDQNFDEGEYRGTAEVETIDSYTTSSAQCSPSLWTTGGRPCDVGLSGSDANPDDYYLIRWTRTLTVSQPTSYRLQLQSDDGLRVFVDGQQVYSYWGGRSYNSTPETALFSLVAGSHQIVIEFNEQGGSSRVKVDFEILDVGGGGMYTDSPIGNYVHGTNASMTLEGMIDLTGSVNPSLSFSQRRLRGNNDTFYVEVSTDGGYTWSNLQNYTGNTGWTTTSLPLTSYVGQRINIRFRLDARTNTGVADGWYLENIQVTGP, encoded by the coding sequence TTGCAGCGCCCGGTTGGGACCCTGACCGAAGGTCAGGCGCTCATCGAATATGCGCTGATCCTGACCCTGGTCATTGTTTCCCTCGCCGGAATCCTGGCGGTCACCGGCCCTGCCGTCGGTGCAGTCTTCAGCGACCAGATGCTGAATCTGCTCGGCGGCGATCCCGATCCGCGCGAAACCCTGACGCCGGCTGACTTCTGGGCGCAGGTCGGCGCGGTCGCATCGTACACGCCGCAAAGCGCGAATCTCCGCACCAACACGCCGCGCCCGGCCACGTCCACGCCCACGACGGGCGCAGGCGGCCCGGTGGGGACGGAGGACACGGGCGGCGAGCCCGTCGTTCCGACGAATACCGCCCTGCCCACAGCTGGTCCCAGCCCGACGCCGACCTCGCAGTCCTACGGCTATCCGTTCAATGATAGTGGGGATGACGCCGATCGTTGGGAAACCGGCTTCACCGGCCCCGGCGAGTACGCGTACTGGAACGCCGAATTTTGGAATTGGAGCAGCCAGTGCAACGCCAGCAATTTCTCCGGTCTGGCGGATGGCACCGGCGTGTGGACTACAACCTTCACGACGATCGACAACTACTGGTCTGGTAGCCCCGGCGGCGGCGTCAGCGACAACTTCTGCGCGCGTTTCAAGACGACGCTGAACTTCGAAGCCGGGACGTACACATGGCAAATCAAGAAGGATGACGGCATCCGTATTTGGGTGGACGGCCAGTTGGTTGTCGCCAACAACGTCCCTCCAGGCTCTCCGGAAACGTGGGCCTGGAACCCCCTTAACGCGACCACATGGACGCGCGACTTTACTATCACCACGTCCGGTGACAAGCCGGTCATGGTCGAGTTCTTCGACAGCGGCGGCCCAGGCGAGCTTCACATTCAACTTCTGTCGGCTGCATCGGACGACGTCGGCACCTGTAACTGGACACTTTCGCCGGCAGCCTTCCGCAGCGCGCCCGACGCATGGAACGACAGCCCTTCCGGTAATTATGCCACCGGATCGCGCTGTAACCTCAAGCTGCGCGGCGACATCGACCTGACGGGCGCGACAACGGCGAGCCTGCAGTTCTGGGATCGCTTTACCCTATCAGCCAACACCGTGGCGCGCGCCGAAGTGCGCATCCTCGGCGATACGGCCTGGACGGCGCTGCCGGTCCACCAGGGCGCGGGCACGATGGGCTGGTCGCAGCAGACGTTGAGCCTGGATAGTTTCATCGACGAGCAGATCGAGCTGCGTTTCGTGCTCGATGCAACCTCGGCCACCACCGCCGCTGACGGGTGGGTGATCGACGACATCGAAGTGCTCACGCCAACCCTGAACACCTACACCATCGGGTTCTTCGACAACATGGAAGGCGCTTCGCACTGGCTCGCGGGCGACACGTGGGCGCGCAGCGGTGAACGGACGCACCAGGGTGTCTCCGCCTGGAGCGACAGCCCCGGTACCAACTACACGCACGGCACCAACACCGTCCTGGAGCTGGACGGCATCGTGAAGCTCAGCGACAACCCGGAGATAACCGACCCTGAGGTTGCGTTCTGGCAGCGGTTTGCGCTGGGCGCGGGGGACAGCATCCGTTTGGAGGTGTCCACCGATCACCAGACGTGGACCACGCTCGGATCGGTGATCGCCACCGCGACGACCAACACCAGTTGGACGCAAAAGATTATCTCACTCAGCGACTACGCGGGCCAGGACATCTACCTGCGCTTCCGGCTGGACGCCACAACCGATAGTTCGGTTGGCGACGGGTGGTGGATCGATGACTTCGCCATCCGCACACCGCTGGACACCAGTTGGACCTTCGGCAGTTGCGACAACGTCGAAAGCGCCGGGACTTACTGGACCGCGAACGGCACGTGGGGCATCATCGCCGGAACTGACAGTAATTCCAGCACTGGGTTCAACGTGCAGGGACACAGCGGCACATCGTTCTGGTCGGACAGCCCCGGCGCGCAGTATGCCCCGAGCGCCAACGACGCGCTGGAAATGCTGCCGTGGCTGTCCCTGCCGACCTCAACCGTCGCGCCTGAGCTGGTGTTCTGGCAGCAGTGGGCGCTCGGCGCGGGCGACTACATCGCCGTTGAAGTCCTGCGCGAAAGCACCGGGACGACCTGGACCGAAGTCTGGCGCATGACCAACGGCTCGCGCCCGCCTGGCTACAACACGACCGATTCCAACTTCAACTACGTGCTGTCGTGGCAGCGCGAAACCGTTGACCTCAGCAGCTACCGCAGCGACACCGACCGCCTCAAGATCCGGTTCCGCCGCTACAGCGACAGCAGCAACACGAGCGACGGCTGGTGGATCGACGACGTCTGCTTCCAAACGCGAACCGAAACGACGCGCACCCTGCCGTTCACCGATGCGATGAACTCGACCTCCAACTGGTTCATGGGCGGCACGTGGTGGACCTCGTCCGAGCAATCGCACGACGGCGTCGCATTCAGCGACAGCCCCGGCACCACCTATCCTAAGTACGCGAATAATGTGCTCGAGCTGCAACCGATCATCGACCTTGCCGGGACGACATGGCCCACACTCTACTACTGGGACCGGCACGATCTTGGCGCAAACGACCTTATCAAGGTCGAGATCAGCGTCTTCAACGGTACGAGTTGGGGTAACTGGTTTGAAATCGACGCGACCGGACTCAACCCCGCGCCTGACGCATGGACGCGCACCGGCACGACACTCTCGTGGAACCGCCACCAGGGTAACCTGACCGCTTATGCGGGCCAGAAGATCCGGCTGCGCTTCCGCTTACGTGACGCATCCAACACCTCGACCGATCTCGGCGACGGTTGGTGGGTCGATCAAGTCTCGATCGTCGAGCGTTACAACCGCGAAATCGTGTTCACGCCTGCATCCTTCAGCGACACCGGCGACTTCACCAACAGCTGGTGGGTGATGGATGGCACCTGGGGCCGAATCTCCGCCGTTCAGAGCGGCGGCACGTACACCAACGTCGGCAGCGGCAGCGGCCTGGGCGCGGGCATGTGGACGGCTGAATTCTACCGCGATTCGGACCGCGATCAGAACTTCGACGAGGGCGAATACCGGGGCACGGCGGAGGTCGAGACCATCGACAGCTATACCACTTCGAGTGCGCAGTGCTCCCCGTCCCTATGGACCACTGGAGGCCGTCCCTGCGATGTCGGCTTGTCGGGCAGCGATGCCAACCCTGATGATTACTACCTCATCCGGTGGACGCGCACGCTGACCGTCTCCCAGCCCACCAGCTACCGGCTTCAGCTTCAGTCGGACGACGGTCTGCGTGTGTTCGTCGACGGCCAACAGGTTTACAGCTACTGGGGCGGGCGCAGCTACAACAGCACACCGGAAACCGCGCTGTTCTCGCTGGTGGCGGGATCACACCAGATCGTGATCGAGTTCAACGAGCAGGGGGGCAGCTCGCGGGTCAAGGTGGACTTTGAGATTTTAGACGTAGGCGGCGGCGGTATGTATACCGACAGCCCGATCGGCAACTACGTGCACGGCACCAATGCCTCGATGACCCTGGAAGGCATGATCGACCTGACAGGCTCCGTCAATCCGTCTCTGAGCTTCAGTCAGCGACGCCTGCGTGGCAACAACGACACGTTCTACGTCGAAGTCTCGACGGATGGCGGCTACACCTGGAGCAATCTCCAAAACTATACCGGCAACACTGGCTGGACCACAACGAGTCTGCCGCTGACCTCATACGTCGGCCAGCGGATCAACATCCGCTTCCGCCTGGACGCTCGCACTAACACCGGCGTCGCGGACGGCTGGTACCTGGAAAACATCCAGGTCACCGGCCCCTAG
- the folD gene encoding bifunctional methylenetetrahydrofolate dehydrogenase/methenyltetrahydrofolate cyclohydrolase FolD, translating into MTARLIDGAAVAARIRAEVAAQVEQMAAGHNVRPGLATVLVGDDTASHAYVRMKHKACQELGIASFQHDLPADATQEQVEDLVAELNADPRVHGILVQLPLPKHLDEEAILNKVSIEKDVDGFGPVNIGRLAMKGRDPLFIPCTPHGVMVLLEEAGVTFEGANAVVLGRSNIVGMPAALLLVERNATVTICHSRTKDLAAVCRQADILVAAVGRAEMVRADWVKPGAVVIDVGTNRVDDPSAKRGYRLVGDVAFDEVKEVAGAITPVPGGVGPMTIAMLMKNTLRGAELTLPALHEA; encoded by the coding sequence ATGACGGCAAGATTGATTGACGGCGCGGCGGTTGCTGCGCGGATCCGTGCTGAAGTGGCGGCGCAGGTCGAGCAGATGGCGGCGGGGCACAACGTGCGGCCCGGCTTGGCGACGGTGCTGGTAGGCGACGACACGGCGTCCCATGCCTACGTGCGCATGAAGCACAAGGCCTGCCAGGAGTTGGGGATTGCGTCGTTCCAACACGATCTTCCCGCCGACGCGACCCAGGAACAGGTTGAGGACCTCGTGGCCGAGTTGAACGCCGACCCGCGCGTGCACGGTATTCTCGTCCAGCTGCCGCTGCCCAAGCACCTCGACGAAGAAGCGATCCTGAATAAGGTCAGCATCGAGAAAGACGTGGACGGGTTCGGCCCGGTCAACATTGGCCGTCTGGCGATGAAGGGCCGCGATCCGCTGTTCATCCCGTGCACGCCACACGGTGTCATGGTCCTGCTGGAAGAGGCGGGCGTTACGTTCGAGGGCGCGAACGCGGTGGTGCTGGGCCGCAGTAATATCGTCGGCATGCCCGCTGCGCTGCTACTGGTCGAGCGCAACGCGACCGTGACGATTTGCCACAGCCGCACCAAAGACCTGGCCGCTGTCTGCCGTCAGGCCGACATTCTGGTAGCCGCTGTGGGTCGCGCCGAGATGGTGCGCGCCGACTGGGTGAAGCCGGGCGCGGTCGTGATCGACGTGGGCACCAACCGTGTGGACGATCCGAGCGCCAAGCGCGGCTACCGACTGGTGGGTGACGTGGCATTCGACGAGGTGAAAGAGGTCGCAGGCGCGATCACGCCAGTGCCCGGCGGGGTAGGGCCGATGACGATCGCGATGCTGATGAAGAACACGCTGCGGGGCGCCGAGCTGACGCTGCCCGCGCTGCACGAAGCATAA